The Tachysurus fulvidraco isolate hzauxx_2018 chromosome 10, HZAU_PFXX_2.0, whole genome shotgun sequence genome segment AGATCTGGCAGAACAAAAGTTGTTTTCTATATAGTACTAAAAGATACAGCCCTGCTATTGTCTGCCAAAAAAAGacacagaggtttttttttttaacgtttttaattctttttttctattattttatttttcattaaaaaagttttcttttatgttaaccataactccacacacacaatgcaggaatcgaaccccggaggtgtgaggcgaacgtgctaaccactaagacatcTTGCTGTCTGTAACTTAAACGTACCATATAACTCCCACAAGTACATACAATTCGACTACATAAGCATTGTTTTAACCTTTATAACCGAACGTTAACGTTACTCTGTCAACAGCCTATTGTCGAATTACCGAGCTAACAGAACGTAAACAGAGCGAACACGAGAGCACCCGACCTCAGACGTCAATAATGCAGCGTAATGGAATAATCTCCCGATCAAACTCCGCTTCCCGAAGGTTATAAactgtctccgtgtgtgtgtgtgtgtgtgtgtgtgtgtgtgtgtgtgtgtgtgtgtgtgtgtgtgtgtgtgtgtgtgtgtgtgtgtgcgtgcgtgtgtgcgtgtgtatgatgtgtgtgcgtgcgtgtgtgtgtgtgtatgatgtgtatgtgtgtgtatgtgtgtgtatgatgtgtatgtgtgtgtgcgtgcttgtgtgtgtgtgtgtgtatgatgtgtgtgcgtgcgtgtgtgtgcgtgcgtgtgtgtgtgtgactcagtaAATCTGCCTCTTTATGTAGTGAGGAGGATCACTTTCACTTCTTCTTtcactgattggtcagaatttgaATGTTTGAATGGAGTTGGGGATTTTTTTGAAGATTGACAGTGACTCAGGTTttcagtcagagagagaaagttaaaTCCTCCACACAGAATAACGGAATAACAGTGAAAATtacaaaattataataaattattgaaTGCTTAATATATGTACtcacatataataataaacaccatcgttcatgatatattttttccacactCCCATCATGTCATATCAGACTGCTAGAGCCTTTAGACAGTTTAATCAACAAAGGATtagttttgcttttaattgttAAGAAAATTGTCAGGTTTCAGATTCTTAGTTTAAACATATTGCACCTTTCAAGGTTATAACATGCTGTTTGTTCCCTCAGttagctttaataaataacagtgttgtataaagtactagaaagcaatattTGAGTAAAAGtttcgtactagaaaaagactttggtagaagtgaaagttgccttttagaatattactcaagtaaaagtcttgaAGTATCTGATATATCTAATCCAAGATGGCAGAAACCATGTTTGTcctgtattgtttgttttgtgtttgaaaaggcatttcttttaaatattgtttttaaccGTGGAATTTcaacatttagatttttaaagtaACCGAGTGGATTACTGTATTTCGACGTGGAGTTTAGTCgctttttttggtatttttggGCCTTTGGATCTCTGCACTACTGATTTACATCTTGTATCATTCTTTGGAATTGCAAGAGGTATATCACCACTACATTCTGTCTGTTTTAGCCTCGAATGGGTGAAAGAAACCTCAAAAAGTCTTTGATATTGAGGCCTTTCTTTAATTGTGGCCTTTACATCCACACTATCGTCATCTCAGTGGGTCTGCCTACTACGGACTCAGCTCCCTACATTTCATCAGTTATAGTCTGCTGTAGCCTTAGCAGCTACAGCCTGTTGCAGTCTCGGTCGAGTCTTCTGCTGTTGGACTTGTtcaaaaggaaaagagaaaaggaaaaggaaaaaatgaagtTTTGTTTGGTCTTGTTTGACTTTCTGATTCCCCTTGCTAGTGGGGCTGTCCATTTGCAGTTAGAAAATGAGTCTATTTTTATGCAGTTCCCTTATGTAGTCTTAAAGCCTGAAACATTTTCCAAGGCCCAAATTAAATCACAGGGACCAAGTCACTCATTTATGTTTGGTTTTAAGGTTTCAAATCTACTCCATCTTCATTGCCTTTCCATTTTGAAGGATTGGTTTGTTGTCTCTGCAGACGCACTTCCTGTTTAAAAAGGCTTGTATGTTTTTTGCACCTTCAACTTGGAATGAACTACAGAAATCACTAAAGCTACAGTGTCTAATTTccttaaatgattttaaacgTTATGTTAAATCTATAGAACATGAGTCCatttgtcggaactcagagccggtctccaagtcgacacatcacagggtgtcctcttctcttaggcttttagttaaatttcactgttaactctataattactacaaaagaaactgagaaaactcctcaggcctggatgagaatgagcaaacttctttattgtggtcaatcagccaacaaattgtagttgccaaattcaaagtatcaaattatcaaattgccaaatttaatagtaacaaattattgccaaattaaaagtaacaaattaccaaattcaaagtaacaaattaaaacccataagggcatgtcatgccaaatcaatcaagaaagaaacaaaaactctcgcgacgtccttgcgaaaataaaaacaacccccaACTGGCCCGCTCGCcccggatatatatatatcctaacaCTCCTCGCCCCCGCTTCGTTTCCCACTATTTtttggagtcccaggtgccatatcacctgttTTTATCGGCATTACCCACTATGTTCTCTAAACACCCGGACCCAATTTCCCCtgatttcccattacctttcacccatatgcccatttatggattttccttcccttatttcGCATAACtttagactaaacacctgggccttcttcagtctgcacaacatgtttatgagcaccaaatgcccatttatggattttccttcctttagttctcagggcctaggacTGTGGCcccctgtttttttccattctacCTAACATGTTTTTgctatgggccaaggtctgagacccatggtcttcttcattttccataacaattcaTGAGCTacggtctgggaacaatggtcttttccattctgcCTAACATGTTATcgctatgggccaaggtctgagaaccactgtctttcccatttttcataacaagtttacatttgttattacaaatgtgcacaaaaaggGGCTCCATTCCCTCGTCAAAGTTACATTTGCCATTTGCTTCTGAGTCTTTTACGACAGACATCTGCCCTGAGGAGTGAACCTGCATTCAACTAAAATGAGTAAGTTTCCCTTTTGCTATCTTCTCCTGTATATGATGTTTTCTGATTATATTCACTCTATGAGTCTATTTTATGTCACATGATATTATGTAAAAAGGCTCTTACCTATTCGTCATTCTATAACATTACTATTGTTAAGCTATTGCTGCtgtaatattgcttgtgtaCAAGTGGAGTTCTTTAACTTCTCAAgcctgttaattgtttatgaTCTCAGCCTGTCTTTTTATCCCCTGGCTGGGCTTGctaacatatacatatctcaAGCTTCATTTCCTCTATCTCTACTAAGTCAGTTACTCTTTTCTCTCCTTAGATCCTTCACCTCCAGGTCGGTCAATTCAGCCTGGCTACACCCGCCGGGACCCTCGTCCTTCTCCCTATCCAAGACCTGCGCCTGCTGACCCCATGGCCGGCTATCGCCGCTTCCAACTGCGTCATATCATCTCTGAGCTCACTACGCTTCTGGAACAGCTCATTTCTCCTGAACTGCCTGCGCATGCTTATCTGCCATCCCCTATTATGAGAAATCCTCCTGTTCTCATGTCCTCCTCTCAAACCACTCTGGTAAACCTCGTGGACAGGGGATCTCAAACTGATGGCTGTCCTCATGCTCACCCTTGCACCCGTGAGCCTGGAACTCCCGGCTCCCCCCCTCCTTATGCCTATGTTCGTCCCCTCTCTCCCACCTTTCCATCTTCTCCCTCTTATTCTAACCCTGcgtctccagattacactcctgaatctccagattacactcctggatctccagattacactcctggatctccagattacactcctactACTCCCCTTTACTAAGGCCTAATAAAaacaccttaataataataataaatcaccttctatccaccctctgactcaagtgtggttatttggttattttattctctagttatatattaccttaagattattacaacat includes the following:
- the LOC113635462 gene encoding DNA-directed RNA polymerase II subunit RPB1-like, producing the protein MNPSPPGRSIQPGYTRRDPRPSPYPRPAPADPMAGYRRFQLRHIISELTTLLEQLISPELPAHAYLPSPIMRNPPVLMSSSQTTLVNLVDRGSQTDGCPHAHPCTREPGTPGSPPPYAYVRPLSPTFPSSPSYSNPASPDYTPESPDYTPGSPDYTPGSPDYTPTTPLY